Within Paeniglutamicibacter psychrophenolicus, the genomic segment AGCGGGGGTCCAGCAGCCCGTCCGGAGCCGTTGCGTCCCCCCGGGCGTGCTCGCCGGTGCGGGCCAGGCGGTCCCCCGCCAGATCCACCCAGCGCGCACCGGGCTCGCGACGGGCCACCAGCGGCAGCAAGGCCGTCGCAACCGCCGCGGCGTCGGCCCTGATGAATGCATCCACCCGCGCGCTGGTCGCTGCCTGCGCGACATCGACCTGGATCACCTGGGCGCCGTCGTTGAACAGCTCCCCGAAGCGGGTGGTGAATTGGTTCAGGCCCGCCCCGAGCACCAGCACCACGTCTGACTCGTGGATCAGCGCGGCGGTCTCCGCCGAGGAGAAGCCGCCGGTGATCCCCAGGTCGCCGTGGCGCCCGGCCAGCAGGTTCGGTGCCAGGACGGTGCTGGAACTCAGCGCTCCCAGGGAATCGGCGAGCGCGGTGACGGCGTTCGCGGCGTTCGCCAGGCGCGCCCCGCGCCCGTAGAGCACCAGCGGGCGCTTGGAGTCGTTCAGGGCCGAGGCGGCCTGGGCGAGCAGCTGCGGTGCGGCCGCCGGGTGGCCGGGATCAAGGTTGAAGTCCGACAGGGTCGGGGCCTGCTCCCCGGCAGCCTCGTCGGAGACGATGTCGTAGGGAATCGAGATGACCACCGCGGTGCGCTCGCGCAGGGCGTGGGCCACTGCCTCGAGGGCAATGGCCATGGGGCGCCGGGCATCGACCACGAAGGTCTTGGCTCCCACGGCGTCGCTGACGGCCTTCTGGTCGATGTCCCACGGACGGGCGCCGGTGGTTGGCTGGTCGCCGGTGAGAAGCACCATCGGGATCCGGGCCTTGGCTGCCTCGGCCAGCGGGGTGATCGCGTTGCTGAAGCCCGCGCCGTAGGTGGTCGTGGCAACGGCGGGCTTCCCGGTGACACGGAAGTAGGCGTCGGCGGCGGTGACCGCGGCCGATTCGTGGCGCACGGCGGTGAAGCGGAACCCGGTGCGCAATGCGGCGTCAAGGAAATGGGCGTTGCCGTTGCCCATGACCCCGAAGATCTCGGAGGTGCAGGTTAAAAGGGCGCGGGAAACGGCAGCGGAAACTGTAGGCATTTAAGGTGACTTTCGAATGCAGCAAAAAAATAATGGCCATATTCGTCTTCGGGCATCGCGCCCGGATTTCGCCCATTTTTAGAGCGACGGCCAGAACTGCAGAATCGTTCCGCCTGACGATGCCACAATATCCGGGGCGCTGTGTCCTGCGCAACATTGCTACCCCGAGGGACGGGGACGACGATACTCCCCTGGCCGACCCCGGCAGGGTGCGGAGGCATAGCGCCATCTCCGGGAGTCTTGGTGTCACGGATCTTCCCGATCTCCGCCCCCTTCTTCCCCGTGCCGGCCGGGCTGCCGCACCGGGCCCCTCCACGTCCCA encodes:
- a CDS encoding thiamine pyrophosphate-binding protein, coding for MPTVSAAVSRALLTCTSEIFGVMGNGNAHFLDAALRTGFRFTAVRHESAAVTAADAYFRVTGKPAVATTTYGAGFSNAITPLAEAAKARIPMVLLTGDQPTTGARPWDIDQKAVSDAVGAKTFVVDARRPMAIALEAVAHALRERTAVVISIPYDIVSDEAAGEQAPTLSDFNLDPGHPAAAPQLLAQAASALNDSKRPLVLYGRGARLANAANAVTALADSLGALSSSTVLAPNLLAGRHGDLGITGGFSSAETAALIHESDVVLVLGAGLNQFTTRFGELFNDGAQVIQVDVAQAATSARVDAFIRADAAAVATALLPLVARREPGARWVDLAGDRLARTGEHARGDATAPDGLLDPRSVARALDSIMPADRVVVQDGGHFIGWGPMYWKVPGPHALHLVGTAYQSIGLGLASAVGAGAAAPDSTIVLASGDGGFLMGLADLESVIRSVRSGIIVIYNDAGYGAEIHQYGSIGLHEGPMLIPEVDFAAVARGLGANATKVRTLEDLSGLRDWVAAGASGVFVVDCRISPAVRAPYMEEVLEANRRSAAVRR